In Tsuneonella dongtanensis, a single window of DNA contains:
- the gltB gene encoding glutamate synthase large subunit has translation MGFPPAQGLYDQRNEHDACGVGLLAHIKGEKRHDIVTRALEILANLDHRGAVGADPLLGDGAGILIQIPDPLIRKWALAEGHDLPPPGDYAIAQCMMPQGEEARAFVTEQFEKFVAKEGQRLVGWRDVPVTLDGLGKAVVASMPVMRQCVIARGPNCADQDAFERKLIVIRKQTQNPLRKQEEKLGIPGLTQLYIPSFSSRTIVYKGLLLANQVGSFYDDLRDPDCVSALGLVHQRFSTNTFPSWRLAHPYRFMAHNGEINTVRGNVNWMNARRRTMESPLLGADLDKLWPIIPHGQSDTACLDNALELLLLGGYSLAHAMMILIPEAWAKSPLMDPERRAFYEYHAALMEPWDGPAAVCFTDGRQIGATLDRNGLRPARYCVTSDDYICLASESGVLPFAEEDIVRKWRLQPGRMLLVDLEQGRIIEDEELKAELSAAEPYAEWLEAAQYKLEDLDHIEPELSAVPEPAADLLQRQQAFGYTQEDIAKFLEPMAQAGDDPIGSMGTDTPIAVLSSKPRLLYDYFKQNFAQVTNPPIDPIREELVMSLLSMIGPRPNLLGHDAGTHKRLEVSQPILTNEDLAKIRSVEAALDGAFRCETIDICWDASAGVEGVELAIREMCWAATEAVLQDHNILVLSDRAQGPDRIPLPAALATAAVHHHLVRQGLRMQTGLVVETGEAREVHHFCVLAGYGAEAINPYLAFETLEQIRVTKLSHLDAKEVQKNYIKAIGKGILKVMSKMGISTYQSYCGAQIFDAVGLSSAFIDKYFTGTATTIEGVGLDEVAEEACKRHALAYGHNPIYEHMLDVGGIYQFRLRGEDHAWTPGTVADLQHAVRGNSKDRYKAFAQAINEQSERLLTIRGLMELKPADAPVPINEVEPAAEIVKRFSTGAMSFGSISREAHTTLAIAMNRIGGRSNTGEGGEEPDRFVPLPSGDTMRSKIKQVASGRFGVTTEYLVNSDDIQIKMAQGAKPGEGGQLPGHKVDKVIGKVRHSTPGVGLISPPPHHDIYSIEDLAQLIHDLKNVNPVARISVKLVSEVGVGTVAAGVSKCKADHVTISGYEGGTGASPLTSLTHAGSPWEIGLAETQQTLLLNDLRSRIAVQVDGGLRTGRDVAIGALLGADEFGFATAPLIAAGCIMMRKCHLNTCPVGVATQDPVLRKRFTGTPEHVINYFFFVAEELRAIMAEMGFRTVEEMVGRVDRIDMARCERHWKAHGVDLSRLLHQVQPVEGHTLYHSQVQDHALEGALDVELIAACRKAIDSGEPVQLTRSVRNVNRTVGAMLSGEVAKAHGHQGLKPETIRIEFTGVAGQSFGAWLAHGVTLRLTGDANDYVGKGLSGGRIVVRQPEGVSRDPGQNIIVGNTVLYGAIAGEAYFNGVAGERFAVRNSGAIAVVEGCGDHGCEYMTGGAVVVLGKTGRNFAAGMSGGVAYVYDEDGTFAKLCNMAQVELSPVSAKRDEEDGTGRPLQRPRSVDDMGLGDMLYHDAERLKVLVERHKLHTGSTKAAAILDDWDKAIGKFVKVMPTDYARALKQLEAERNEAAMEAAE, from the coding sequence ATGGGGTTTCCGCCTGCCCAGGGACTGTACGACCAGCGTAACGAGCACGATGCCTGCGGCGTCGGGCTGCTGGCCCACATCAAGGGCGAGAAGCGGCACGACATCGTTACCCGCGCGCTCGAAATCCTCGCCAATCTCGATCACCGCGGCGCGGTCGGCGCGGATCCGCTGCTGGGCGACGGCGCGGGCATTCTGATCCAGATTCCCGATCCGCTGATCCGCAAGTGGGCGCTTGCCGAGGGCCACGACCTGCCGCCCCCCGGCGACTATGCGATCGCGCAATGCATGATGCCGCAGGGCGAAGAGGCGCGCGCCTTCGTTACCGAGCAGTTCGAGAAGTTCGTCGCCAAGGAAGGCCAGCGCCTCGTCGGCTGGCGCGACGTGCCGGTCACGCTCGACGGGCTGGGCAAGGCAGTGGTCGCCTCGATGCCGGTCATGCGCCAATGCGTGATCGCCCGCGGCCCCAACTGCGCCGACCAGGATGCGTTCGAACGCAAGCTGATCGTCATCCGCAAGCAGACCCAGAATCCCTTGCGCAAGCAGGAAGAGAAGCTCGGCATCCCGGGGCTGACCCAGCTCTACATCCCGAGCTTTTCGAGCCGGACGATCGTCTACAAGGGCCTGCTGCTCGCGAACCAGGTCGGCAGCTTTTACGACGACCTGCGCGATCCCGATTGCGTTTCGGCGCTGGGCCTCGTCCACCAGCGGTTCTCGACCAACACCTTCCCCAGCTGGCGGCTCGCGCACCCCTATCGCTTCATGGCGCACAACGGCGAGATCAACACCGTTCGCGGCAACGTGAACTGGATGAACGCCCGCCGGCGCACGATGGAATCGCCGCTGCTCGGCGCCGACCTCGACAAGCTGTGGCCGATCATCCCGCACGGCCAATCGGACACTGCGTGCCTCGACAACGCGCTCGAGCTGCTGCTGCTCGGCGGATACAGCCTTGCGCACGCAATGATGATCCTGATCCCGGAGGCGTGGGCGAAGAGCCCGCTGATGGATCCCGAGCGGCGCGCATTCTACGAATACCACGCCGCGCTGATGGAGCCGTGGGACGGCCCGGCTGCGGTCTGCTTCACCGACGGCCGCCAGATCGGCGCGACGCTCGACCGCAACGGCCTGCGCCCCGCGCGCTATTGCGTGACCAGCGACGATTACATTTGCCTCGCTTCGGAAAGCGGCGTGCTGCCGTTCGCGGAAGAGGACATCGTCCGCAAGTGGCGGCTGCAACCGGGGCGGATGCTGCTCGTCGACCTCGAACAGGGCCGCATCATCGAGGACGAGGAGCTGAAGGCCGAACTGTCCGCGGCCGAGCCCTATGCCGAATGGCTCGAGGCGGCGCAGTACAAGCTGGAAGACCTCGACCACATCGAACCGGAACTCTCCGCCGTGCCCGAGCCCGCCGCCGACCTGCTGCAGCGGCAGCAGGCGTTCGGCTACACCCAGGAAGACATCGCCAAGTTCCTCGAGCCGATGGCCCAGGCGGGCGACGATCCGATCGGGTCGATGGGCACCGACACGCCGATCGCGGTTCTGTCGAGCAAGCCGCGCCTGCTTTACGATTACTTCAAGCAGAACTTCGCCCAGGTCACTAATCCGCCGATCGACCCGATCCGCGAGGAGCTGGTGATGAGCCTGCTCAGCATGATCGGCCCGCGCCCGAACCTCCTCGGCCACGACGCGGGCACGCACAAGCGGCTCGAGGTCAGCCAGCCGATCCTCACCAACGAGGACCTCGCCAAGATCCGCTCGGTCGAGGCGGCGCTCGACGGGGCGTTCCGCTGCGAGACGATCGACATCTGCTGGGATGCCAGCGCCGGGGTCGAAGGCGTCGAGCTGGCGATCCGCGAAATGTGCTGGGCCGCGACCGAAGCGGTGCTGCAGGACCACAACATCCTCGTCCTCAGCGACCGGGCGCAGGGGCCTGACCGCATTCCGCTGCCGGCCGCGCTCGCCACCGCCGCGGTGCACCATCACCTCGTCCGCCAGGGCCTGCGCATGCAGACCGGCCTCGTCGTCGAGACCGGCGAGGCGCGCGAGGTGCATCATTTCTGCGTGCTGGCGGGATACGGGGCGGAAGCCATCAACCCCTACCTCGCGTTCGAGACGCTCGAGCAGATTCGCGTGACGAAGCTGTCACATCTCGACGCGAAGGAGGTGCAGAAAAACTACATCAAGGCGATCGGTAAGGGCATCCTCAAGGTCATGTCCAAGATGGGCATCTCGACCTACCAGTCCTATTGCGGTGCGCAGATCTTCGACGCGGTCGGGCTGTCGAGTGCATTCATCGACAAGTACTTCACCGGCACCGCGACGACGATCGAAGGCGTCGGCCTCGATGAAGTCGCCGAGGAAGCCTGCAAGCGCCACGCGCTCGCCTACGGCCACAACCCGATCTACGAGCACATGCTTGACGTCGGCGGCATCTACCAGTTCCGCCTGCGCGGTGAGGACCACGCGTGGACCCCGGGCACCGTCGCCGACCTGCAGCACGCGGTGCGCGGGAATTCGAAAGACCGGTACAAGGCCTTCGCGCAGGCGATCAACGAGCAGTCCGAGCGGCTGCTGACGATCCGCGGGCTGATGGAACTGAAGCCCGCCGATGCTCCGGTTCCGATCAACGAGGTCGAGCCGGCGGCCGAGATCGTCAAGCGCTTCAGCACCGGCGCGATGAGCTTCGGCTCGATCTCCAGAGAAGCGCACACTACGCTCGCTATCGCGATGAACCGCATCGGCGGCCGTTCGAACACCGGCGAGGGCGGCGAGGAGCCGGACCGGTTCGTGCCCCTGCCCAGCGGCGACACGATGCGCTCGAAGATCAAGCAGGTCGCCAGCGGCCGCTTTGGCGTGACGACCGAGTACCTTGTCAATTCGGACGATATCCAGATCAAGATGGCGCAGGGCGCGAAGCCCGGCGAGGGCGGCCAACTGCCCGGGCACAAGGTCGACAAGGTGATCGGCAAGGTCCGCCATTCGACCCCGGGCGTGGGCCTCATCAGCCCGCCGCCGCACCACGACATCTACTCGATCGAGGACCTCGCGCAGCTTATCCACGATCTCAAGAACGTGAACCCGGTCGCCCGCATCTCGGTGAAGCTGGTGTCCGAAGTCGGCGTCGGGACCGTCGCCGCGGGCGTATCGAAGTGCAAGGCCGACCACGTCACCATCTCGGGCTACGAAGGCGGCACCGGTGCGTCTCCGCTGACGTCGCTGACGCACGCCGGCAGTCCGTGGGAAATCGGCCTCGCCGAAACGCAGCAGACGCTGCTGCTCAACGACCTGCGCAGCCGCATCGCGGTGCAGGTCGATGGCGGCCTGCGCACCGGGCGCGACGTCGCCATCGGCGCACTGCTCGGCGCGGACGAGTTCGGCTTCGCTACCGCGCCGCTGATCGCGGCAGGCTGCATCATGATGCGCAAGTGCCACCTCAACACCTGCCCGGTGGGCGTCGCCACGCAGGACCCGGTGCTGCGCAAGCGCTTCACCGGCACGCCCGAGCACGTGATCAACTACTTCTTCTTCGTCGCCGAGGAACTGCGCGCGATCATGGCCGAGATGGGCTTCCGCACCGTCGAGGAAATGGTCGGCCGGGTCGACCGGATCGACATGGCGCGGTGCGAACGTCACTGGAAGGCGCACGGCGTCGACCTGTCGCGGCTGCTCCACCAGGTACAGCCGGTCGAAGGGCACACCCTCTACCATTCGCAGGTGCAGGACCACGCGCTCGAGGGTGCGCTCGACGTCGAGCTCATCGCCGCCTGCCGCAAGGCCATCGATAGCGGCGAACCGGTGCAGCTGACCCGCTCGGTCCGCAACGTCAACCGCACGGTCGGCGCGATGCTGTCGGGCGAAGTCGCCAAGGCGCACGGGCACCAGGGCCTCAAGCCCGAGACGATCCGGATCGAATTCACCGGTGTCGCGGGCCAGAGCTTCGGCGCCTGGCTGGCGCACGGCGTGACCCTGCGCCTCACCGGCGATGCCAACGACTATGTCGGCAAGGGCCTGTCCGGCGGCCGCATCGTGGTACGCCAGCCGGAAGGCGTGAGCCGCGATCCGGGCCAGAACATCATCGTCGGCAATACGGTGCTCTACGGCGCGATTGCGGGCGAAGCCTATTTCAACGGCGTCGCCGGCGAACGCTTCGCGGTGCGGAACTCGGGCGCCATCGCGGTGGTCGAGGGCTGCGGCGACCACGGCTGCGAATACATGACCGGCGGCGCGGTGGTCGTTCTCGGCAAGACAGGGCGCAACTTCGCGGCCGGCATGAGCGGCGGCGTCGCCTACGTCTACGACGAGGACGGCACATTCGCGAAGCTGTGCAACATGGCGCAGGTCGAACTTTCGCCGGTCAGCGCGAAGCGCGACGAGGAGGACGGCACGGGTCGTCCGCTGCAACGTCCTCGGTCGGTCGACGACATGGGCCTCGGCGACATGCTGTACCACGATGCCGAGCGGCTCAAGGTGCTGGTCGAGCGGCACAAGCTCCACACCGGCAGCACGAAGGCTGCGGCGATCCTCGACGACTGGGACAAGGCGATCGGCAAGTTCGTGAAGGTCATGCCGACGGACTACGCGCGCGCGCTCAAGCAACTCGAGGCGGAACGCAACGAAGCAGCGATGGAAGCGGCAGAATAA
- a CDS encoding glutamate synthase subunit beta: protein MGKETGFLEYERKDRSYADPKERVRHYKEFVVPHAEPDLKLQAARCMNCGIPYCHNGCPVNNLIPDWNHLVYEADWRNALEVLHSTNNFPEFTGRICPAPCEAACTLNIIDQPVTIKSIECAIVDRGWNEGWIVPEPPTEKTGKRVAVVGSGPAGLACAQQLGRAGHSVTVFEKNDRLGGLLRYGIPDFKMEKHLINRRAVQMEAEGVTFKTSTEVGVDVSFASLKENFDAVVLAGGAEEPRRLLIPGAELPGVRLAMEFLTQQNKRNAGDDEVRAAPRGSLVATGKKVIVIGGGDTGSDCVGTSNRQGAESVVQLEIMPRPPEKEDKALTWPDWPLKLRTSSSHEEGVERDWSVLAKRVIGEGGEVTGLECVRVEWKDGQMQDVEGSAFVIPADLILLAMGFTGPVKSGLLDQSGVDFDSRGNVLADTSKYATSEDKVFACGDMRRGQSLVVWAIREGRQAARAVDEALMGTSELPR from the coding sequence ATGGGCAAGGAAACCGGCTTCCTCGAATACGAGCGCAAGGATCGCAGCTACGCCGATCCGAAGGAGCGCGTGCGGCACTACAAGGAGTTCGTCGTCCCGCACGCCGAGCCCGACCTGAAGCTCCAGGCCGCACGGTGCATGAACTGCGGCATCCCGTACTGTCATAACGGGTGCCCGGTGAACAACCTGATCCCGGACTGGAACCACCTCGTCTACGAGGCGGACTGGCGGAACGCGCTCGAGGTGCTGCACAGCACCAACAACTTCCCCGAGTTCACCGGTCGCATCTGTCCCGCCCCGTGCGAGGCGGCCTGCACGCTCAACATCATCGACCAGCCGGTGACCATCAAGTCGATCGAATGCGCGATCGTCGACCGCGGCTGGAACGAGGGCTGGATCGTCCCCGAGCCGCCGACCGAGAAGACCGGCAAGCGCGTCGCGGTGGTCGGCAGCGGCCCGGCGGGGCTCGCCTGCGCACAGCAGCTCGGCCGCGCCGGCCATTCGGTGACGGTGTTCGAGAAGAACGATCGCCTGGGCGGGCTGCTCCGCTACGGCATCCCCGACTTCAAGATGGAAAAGCACCTCATCAACCGCCGCGCGGTGCAGATGGAGGCCGAAGGCGTCACCTTCAAAACCTCGACCGAAGTCGGCGTCGACGTGTCGTTCGCCTCGCTGAAAGAGAACTTCGACGCGGTGGTGCTCGCGGGCGGCGCGGAAGAGCCGCGGCGGCTGCTCATACCGGGCGCCGAACTGCCCGGCGTGCGGCTGGCGATGGAATTCCTGACCCAGCAGAACAAGCGCAACGCCGGCGACGACGAGGTCCGCGCGGCCCCGCGCGGCAGCCTTGTCGCGACGGGCAAGAAGGTCATCGTCATCGGCGGCGGCGACACCGGATCGGACTGCGTCGGCACGAGCAACCGGCAGGGCGCGGAAAGCGTCGTCCAGCTCGAGATCATGCCGCGCCCGCCCGAAAAGGAAGACAAGGCGCTGACCTGGCCCGACTGGCCGCTGAAGCTGCGCACCTCGTCGAGCCACGAGGAAGGCGTCGAGCGCGACTGGTCGGTACTCGCCAAGCGCGTGATCGGCGAAGGCGGCGAAGTCACCGGCCTCGAATGCGTCCGCGTCGAGTGGAAGGACGGCCAGATGCAGGACGTCGAAGGCAGCGCCTTCGTCATCCCGGCAGACCTGATCCTCCTGGCGATGGGATTCACCGGCCCGGTAAAGTCCGGGCTGCTCGACCAGTCAGGTGTCGATTTCGATTCCCGCGGCAACGTGCTCGCCGATACGAGCAAGTATGCGACGAGCGAGGACAAGGTCTTCGCCTGTGGCGACATGCGACGCGGCCAGAGCCTGGTCGTCTGGGCCATCCGCGAAGGCCGCCAGGCGGCCCGCGCGGTCGACGAGGCCCTGATGGGAACCTCCGAGCTGCCTCGCTAA
- a CDS encoding GNAT family N-acetyltransferase, with protein sequence MSRAAVDPDDCNAGPAERMHLVHPSAAMLPSFIDALEKGWSPRNVDSERARLATLARIEAGREAFLAEFVDGATDGPPIELPDGRTVPRLPDLVRWMWDGEFCGVINLRWQEGTDALPPHTLGHVGYAVVPWKRGRGYASAALRGILPLARSVGLRRIELTTTADNVASIRTILNAGGRHVRDMTDVVHHAPDEIVGLYEIEL encoded by the coding sequence ATGTCCAGAGCCGCTGTCGATCCCGATGACTGCAACGCGGGCCCTGCCGAAAGAATGCACCTGGTGCATCCTTCGGCCGCCATGCTCCCCTCCTTCATCGACGCGCTCGAGAAGGGCTGGTCACCGCGCAACGTCGATAGCGAGCGTGCCAGGCTCGCGACGCTTGCTCGCATCGAGGCCGGTCGCGAGGCCTTTCTGGCTGAATTCGTGGACGGAGCTACGGACGGTCCGCCGATCGAGTTGCCGGACGGCCGGACGGTACCCCGCCTGCCCGACCTGGTGCGATGGATGTGGGACGGCGAGTTCTGCGGGGTGATCAACTTGCGCTGGCAGGAGGGCACCGACGCCTTGCCGCCCCATACGCTGGGGCATGTCGGCTACGCCGTGGTGCCGTGGAAGCGAGGTCGCGGCTATGCCAGCGCGGCGCTTCGCGGAATCCTTCCGCTGGCCCGCTCGGTTGGGCTGCGCCGGATCGAGCTGACGACGACGGCGGACAATGTTGCCTCGATCCGGACGATCCTTAACGCGGGCGGCCGGCATGTGCGCGACATGACCGATGTCGTGCACCACGCACCGGACGAGATCGTCGGCCTTTACGAAATCGAGCTTTAG
- a CDS encoding helix-turn-helix transcriptional regulator, with protein sequence MTRPSEDGLGGGQSREADGQFWALLERIGRAPTNAELRDASMDAFAHAGFHGAYFVFPVVSDPRIARVLTNVGLPAEWETRYREQDILVDPLPRLGLSRRSAFAWTDDIDRKTLSQAEKGYMDRLSVHGMARGIAVPCFGPFAWTGLVGVTLPDASARFDASSRLKIELASRLSFERYSRFLEPFPERPVALSSRETEVLQLVAEGKSNGVIAQLLEIAPSSVDVYLKRIFAKLGVSDRTSASVRALALGLVVTGRYPGKRG encoded by the coding sequence ATGACTCGACCAAGCGAGGATGGCTTGGGTGGGGGGCAATCCCGGGAGGCCGACGGCCAGTTCTGGGCGCTTCTGGAGCGTATCGGGCGGGCCCCGACCAATGCCGAGCTGCGTGATGCATCGATGGATGCCTTCGCCCACGCCGGATTTCATGGTGCCTATTTCGTTTTTCCGGTGGTCAGCGACCCACGGATCGCACGCGTCCTGACCAACGTCGGCCTGCCAGCCGAATGGGAAACGCGTTACCGCGAGCAGGATATCCTCGTCGATCCCCTGCCCCGTCTGGGTCTGAGCCGGCGCAGCGCTTTCGCCTGGACCGACGACATAGACCGCAAGACCCTGTCGCAGGCCGAGAAGGGATACATGGACCGGCTCTCCGTTCACGGGATGGCGCGCGGCATTGCGGTACCGTGTTTCGGCCCATTCGCGTGGACCGGTCTGGTCGGAGTGACCCTGCCGGACGCGAGCGCCCGTTTCGACGCGTCGTCGCGGCTGAAGATCGAGCTGGCCTCGCGCCTGTCTTTCGAGCGCTACTCGCGCTTTCTCGAGCCCTTCCCGGAAAGACCTGTCGCATTGTCTTCGCGCGAGACCGAAGTCCTTCAGCTCGTTGCCGAAGGAAAGAGCAACGGGGTGATCGCCCAGCTGCTCGAGATCGCGCCGAGTTCGGTCGACGTCTACCTGAAACGCATCTTCGCAAAGCTCGGCGTATCGGATCGCACGAGCGCCTCGGTACGCGCTCTTGCCCTCGGCCTGGTCGTCACCGGCAGGTATCCCGGCAAGCGCGGTTAA